In Oncorhynchus tshawytscha isolate Ot180627B linkage group LG01, Otsh_v2.0, whole genome shotgun sequence, the genomic stretch ccactgctcaagTAATGAACAATGTATTCCAGACACTTTACAGCCAGATCTCTGGACAGCTGACGTGGCAAAACTATTTATGAGTTACGAAAAGAATGGCATTCTCAAAAAGAGTCTGGTGTGCATTATGAACATAGTTCAGTTCAGGTGTACCTTCACCACGGCAAACAGTGGCCCTGGGAGCTGTCTGGCAGTGTCATATCACCCTAAGACAATATTTAACCTAGGTGTAGGTGAACGGCCTAGTGCTTGGCTACATGGGATCTGATTCCACACACCTATCAACAAAAGAATACCAAGGGAACAAGGGCTTGTGCTTTCGATCTATATGATCAGGCCTAATGTTTTATGACAACTATTGCTAGGCAGACAGAGACCAAATCATAAGTCCCTGGGTTCAGTCAACCAAAATGATTCAAGTAAGATTATTTTACCATACAAGGGTGAGGTGAGCAACAACTTAGTTTAGGCATTAAAAAGAGAGGATGTATTCTGAGTGATGATTTGAAtgagctcagagcccaaaccattGTCCAGCATGTAGCATTAATCCAAGGTACCGGACTACTGTGTATTTAGCGATCAAACTCAAATTGTCTGAGTGTTGTGGACTCACCTACGTTTCGCAGTGAGAGGTGAGTAGAGAGGTGATCTCAGGGCTCATGTGGCCCACGGCCTTGGCAGCTTCCACAATGGCTCGTCGGTACATCCCTTTCTTCTTGCGGTTGAACCGCGACCTGAAAAACTCCCGGAAGGGAGAGAGTTTGGCAACGGAGAGCTGGGAGGTAGTGGGTGAGCCAAACCAGGCCACCTTAGCCTCTGGCCACTGGGCTTCGCAGTTAACGGACTCCTCTTTGCGGCTGCCACTGATGCTGAGCACCCTTGCCGGCCACCAGGGGAACCCATGGATCTTCCCCCACACCACGTCTCCCACGGCCACCGCATGGCCCTCCTCCGTCACACACTTGGTCATGCTGCGCGTGTGCAGGCGCACGGTGAGTGGCGGCACAGTCTTGTTGTCGTCTCGCGAGAGCGACGAGGAAGACACGGAGGAGATGTGCTCTCCGGGAGCCAGGTCGCACATCTCCGGGGGCGTGCCGTCTGAGGTGAAGGATTTTGATTCGTCCAAGCTATCGGTGCTGCACACAGACAGGCTGGAGGAGTCCGCCTTCCTCTTGCGGAAGTTGATGAGCAGCGTGAGGTCACTGTGGCCTCGGTCGGCCTCCTCTCCAGAGCTCCCCGACCACAACTCCATGGGAGTCTTCTCCTCAGAGTCCTCCGAGTGGGGCAGGGGACCAGGGACTGGCACCCTGGGGCCTTTCTTCCTCGACCCCTCTACCAGCTCCGCCTCGTACACCGTCAGGCTGTCCTCTCCGTCCCCCAGGGTCGTCACGCGGATCTTTGGGGAGGGGAGGTCCAGGCCGGCCGTTAGGGGCCTGGGGAGCTTGAGTTTGGGAATGGACACGGTCAGGCCCGTCCTGGTGGCGTCCAAGATGTGGCGCTGCTCCtgagtctgggttagggtggtgggCTCAGGCACTTTGCCCTGGTGGTCTCTCAGGCCGTTCTGCATCAGCTGCTTGGGGCAGAAAGGCTTGACGGAGCCGTGGACCCGAGCTGGGATCTTCATGACCTCAACCTTGGCTTGCGGAGTGCTGTACGAAATCTTGATGACTGGGCTGTGGGGAATGATGTCTACTGCAGGGAACTTTGGATCGTCATCCCTTTTGTCCTTCCGGAGCCGCTTGCTGTCGTAGCCAGTGGGGCCATTCTCCCGTCTCTTGTTGTTATCCTTGGTGGCGTCTGCGTCCTCTTTCCTGGCCAACTTGACGGACCCCTCGTCGCTGTATAGCGCATTCTCTTTCCTAGACGTCTTGGTGGCGGGCATCCCGTCTTTACTGTCTTCGTCACTGTTCAGCGTGTTCTTACACTTCTCGCACAACACCTGCCGGGGGCGGAGCCTGATAGTGCTCATGGTCATCTGCCCGGGCTCTCGGGTCCGCCTCTTCTTCCTCTTGATTGTTCGCGGTGGTGGCTGGGGTACCCATTGACCATAGCTGTGGCGGACCCATATGGGTGGAGGGAAGGGAGCACCTTCAAAATAAGGAGGGTATGGAGCCTGCCCGGCAGGCACTGGTGTGGGCAGAGGGGCAGGGAGATGAGCACCTGGTGGATCATTCTCAGGGAGCGTGTTTTCATCCTTTGGTCTATGATGTGAAGACTGGCTGGGAAGTTTAGTAACTGGCTCCTCTGTCAGGACTTCAGGGATTTCACAACCAGGTTTGAATGCAGGGCATTTCACTGGCTTTGTTGTGACATCTGGTAGGCAGAAAAGCCCAGTCCTATAAGAAAACAGTGAAAATAAATACTTTAGTATGTTTTGTAGCTTCTGAGTGTTTGCATCTAATCGTGATAAAGTCAAATTGTTTGCACTCAACATTCACATTGTGAAATAAAGCAGGAATGTCAACTCCTCACTGAGTTCCTGTTCAAGACCATTAACTCAACAAAATCTATGAGCAACAGATGCACTCCTTTGACCCTGTCAGAGCACTTATGAAAGCCCTTATGGTTGCAACACTTCAGTTTGTATAGAAGACACAAATCAGACAACAGATGCTAATTGCTACTTACAACAGATGTTAATGCTGTGAACAAGCTAATTTACAAAACCCACTTCCATTTTCCTAATCAGTGTAGTTCATATCCCAATTACTTCAATACCATAAAAAAAGGCAACATCAAAAAAGATTTTCCTTTGTTAGAACATTGCACTTTCTACTGGATTGGGGGTTGGGAGACAGAAAGCAAGCAGGTTGTTGTCTAGCTATCCTATAGCCTGCCCTCCAGCCGTGTGCTACAAACTGAAAGAGCTGGAGTGTGTTTTTTTTCCTGTAAATTCACATGTTCCTTTCCATTCCAGTGGACCTGCAGATGTAACACATCCAAGCCAGGATTCTCAAAGGAACCCTTTGAAAGGTAGCTGACAGTAGCAACATGGCTGTGCTCTGCTGTCAGAGACAGCAGACAAAGAGACTACAGGAAACCCAGGAGCCCCCCTCCACTCCATCTGACTGAACAAAAACAATCCCATGAATCACTCGGGACCAAGAGAGCCAGGGGATTCACTTGTTTCCATATCAGTGTCTGCTGGGAGCTTGTATGTTATGAGAATATTAATTAAAGCACATTTAGGAAGCCGAAAGGCGTTTCCCCATGAGCAGCTATTAGCACCTTAAAATAAAGCGGCTCGGCGAGGCCCGTTTCCTGTGGTTTGGGGGAAGACCTTTAAAAAGGCCCTTATTGAGAAACAAAATCTCAGCCGTCGCGAAGGTTTAAACAGGAGGTACAGTCCTGGCCTAGGCTGTGTACAAGGTCATAGCGGTTAACCGGCCATGACTCAAACACTTGCCATTTAATCTTGTATACATCATAACCAAATAAAGTGATCCTGCTAAAAAAAGTAAAAGACATGGAAACTAGAGACACAATGAAGGGAAATGAAGAACTCGCATTTTGACACGACAAGGCGAAATAGGCCTGTATGCCAAACCACTGTTCTTTGTTTAAGCCACAGGGGAAGGTGAATCTCAGGGCATTTGGAGTGATCGATCACATGAATATGTAGGCCTACTGACAGGAAAAGCCATTAAGagtaaaaacaaataaacacagtAAAATATAAAAGGTGCACTCACTGCAACTGTACTAGTGCAACACAAGGCCAGAACATGTGACTAGAGTCCTGGTGTGACACACTGCATGCCCCATATTAATACCAATCATTCAAAGAAAATGTTATACCTTAGGCTACCCATTGTTAACACCCTATACATAAGCCTAAATGTGATTTCTAGCCAACATTGTCTACTCTAGTTCACCCTTTGTCAAGCACAAAGTAGGCCTATAACCTAGTTTTACTGGTGTCTAACCTCCTTGGTAACTCAACGAGTGCCATCTTTAACAGCTGTATAATCTCTTATTTTTTGTTTCAGGTCAATCATttataacaaaaatatatacttaaTTGTATCATTATTAAGGGTAGAATTCTATGACTGAGTTTCAACCTAGGCCTACAGTAAAAGCACCAGAAGTCGCCTAAATTATTAATGGTGTTTATGCCCATCACCTTACACAGGCCTAGCTATTAAAACATGATGTAGGTAGATCGATGAATTATAAGAATGCATATACAAAAGTGTAATATGAGAAAGGGTGTTTCAGCAAGGCCTGTCATAGTTGGATACATTGTAGCCAGTCTAAATCTAGACAACAGTAAACTGGCTTGATAGCTAAGCTAACAATGAGGTATGAAGGTACCCACAAATATATGTATAACTAACCCCTGTCTGTGGTACCCACGTAGGCATAATTTTTCTTGAAATGCTCATCGCATGTTACTTtcagtttttatttgatttactttaTCCAAGTTTCATAGTAATGATACACGTGTTTATATGCTATTAATACATGTTGGCTGTAAAAGTGAGCAAAACAaatagttaacgttagctggctaactagctagctaaatcgcCTTGGAGTCTTTTGTATGAAGGCCCatgtagctacctagctagtttagccagctaacgttagctagataattACTTTGTGATAAATGTATCAAATTATTCGAAAAAAATAACTTACTTTTTGTTGCAATCGAGTAATATCCCCATGTAGCTCCTTTCTTGATAGGTTAGCGTAACCACTAGTGTATCGTTAACTATTTGATCGATAGTAACAGGAATCTGAGAGCCGGCCCGCAGCTCGTCGGCCACAGCCTCCATATTTTCCGGCGTGAGATGTCCGGCTTGGCGGTACTCGATCGCGGCCGCGGGAGCCACGATCGCCTCGGTTAAAGATGCTACTCCCCTTCTACTTTCGAGCACGGGAGGCTACACCAGGGCACGAAATGATCAACCCCCACATAGTCAATTACAACAGTTCTGCCACTGATGACATCACAcaagaagaacagaggagagaaacctTTTTAAATTGCCTCTCTGTCTTGCTTGAAATTATATCATTTGGCTTTCAGTTTATTAACTCTAATGTAGCCACAATTCAGAAAATATAGCTATTTCATCATTAGCTATACTCTAGCTAAAAGCCATGTCTCCTCTGCTGGTTTGCAGACAATACATCCACCCTTCTTGGAATGACGAATGCATGATTTTTTTCgtatttatttgtatattttcTATTATCTTCTCTTCAAGGACATTTGTATCGTGCCATTCCCAATTAAATATAGGCTACCCTCTTTAACTTTGCTGATTTACATGCATCACCCCACCCCCAtctttactgtctgtctgtactctgtATCCAAGAAATAGGTCATTTAGGCTATAGCGTATACATGATCAGTCACTGTATAGCTTATTTATAGATGCAGGCACCTGAAATACAGTGACCTATTAGGCTATATATGGCACTATATTGACTTGAAGAAttcgtttttttggggggggggggacacaagCACTTTATAAATACTATATAATGtcgtgtcaaatcaaatttgtcacgtATAcatattagcagatgttaaagcaggtgcagcgaaatgcttatgtttcaaGCTCCAGTAGTGCCAAACAGTACAATTCTAATACACAAATATTGTATTAGAATaagttaaaaacaaaaaaataagaaCGAGCAATATCAGAactagcaatgtcagagtccgggaAATAttctgtgtatagacagtatggaccaAGATTATTATAGTAAATTAAAACTGAAACAAAAACGAATCATGAAAAAACTATTTAGTAAACTGACATATAAATACACAACCCCGTTTGAAAAGCTTTAAAGCTATACTGAAACGTATCTTTGACTCCAAAACtaacaacaaataaataaaacccaTCATGAATTATGTTCAGTTTAAGTTGTTTTACCTCACAATTTTGGGCAAAAATGTAATGGGGTTTGGTTTTCAAGTTTCTTCTTCTAATGGGGTGTCTGCATCTCGCAAGTCATATTGAGATTGACTTCAATTAAAAAAGGTAGACTGAGCTAGATTGACATTCTTTTGTAATTTAGCTGACACTCTCATCCATAGCAATTTACAAGAGAAATTAGGTTTAAATGCCTTGCTTAGAgcagatcgacagatttttcacttagtcggctcggggattcgaatcagggacctttaggttactggcccaacactcttaaccaagTATGGGTAGCTGCAGCCCAATATGGTGACCGAAAATGGGCGACTGAGTGTGTCGAAAGCAGTGGGTGTATGGAAAGCGAATCAGCTAATTAGGCAGATTGTTGCCACTCAAGACCGTTTTGCGTGGCTGTTTGGGCTGCACAACGAGTCGATAAGCCGTCGACCGGTGTTGTGCCTGCTGACATGAAGTGCCTCCTTCCTACtaattaaagaaaaaaaaatcatggTAGTGTCGCCGGCAATAGTTACGTGGCAATTGTTTTCCTGACACGTGATTTTATTTCAGGTAGGTTAGCTGCATACACAATAAATAACTAATATTGATAACCATCTAGATGTCACCTTGATACATACAGTCTACTACTCAATGGGGAGTgcataatatatgccatttagcttctttaaaaaaaagtcatttaggtaaagtcatttagcagactacaagcgacttacagtcatggctgcatacattttacatatggatggttgcgggaatcgaacccactacccATGATCTACAACATTAACACTGGGGCAGTGCCCTTAGCTCCCGATTGACATACACTACCGCCCGGCAACGGCGTGGGAAGTAGCTAACTACCTAGTCGCCAATATCAGGGTGACAGTCACAGTAAACACACGCATACAAGACAATAAGCAACAGTTCACCCTTCATCGATACTTTATCATAAATAAACAATCCTCAGTTTTATAATTGAAAATGTACAATTATTTGTGTTAAACTAACAGCCCACTCAGCACGTGAAGTCCACGGACGTCGAATTATGGGTGATATCAGGTCTGTCCGTCGTGGCTGCTATTTCACCCAAAAATAGATCATCCCAAATGGGCTAGGTTTAGTCCGTCCTTGGTTTAAATTTAGCCGAAGATCAGCCTGACCGCtcagcaaaggggagaccaactccatattactgCCCATGATTTCGAGATGTTCAACgaacacatacttttggtcatttagtgtagttagcaaaccagctaGCTATGCGTTCCTGCCTTGTTTACTAGCTAGGTAATTTAGCATCTGACTGCAGGTAACTTTACCCAgagtagctaacgttaactgcTAGAGAAAAATAGTTCGCTAACGTTTGCTATCTAGTTACATACTGTAACTAACACGCACACAATGACTAGATAAGCATTCAGTTGTTAAATTGTGCACCCATAAGATTACAAGCCGTTTTCAGTCATATTCTACCAATGTCAAAACATCTAACAACTTGACAAATTCAATTTGTCTAAAAGACATTCCTATTTTGTGGTTATTTCCATGAAGCCACCATAATTGAATCAATAGGCTATGGGTTTTGCAGTAAGATTATTTTTGTTGATCTCATATTTCCAAGGAGCACAGCAAGCTAGGCTGCCaaaacagtctccactcttctgggaaggctttccactagatgttggaacattgctgcggggacttgcttccattcagccatgagcattttagtgaggttgggcagtgatgttgggcgattaggcctggctcgcagtcagcattccaattcatcccaaaggtgttcgatggggttgaagtcagggctctttgggggccagtcaagttctcgacaaaccatttctgtagggacctcgctttgtgcacggggggcattgtcatgctgaaacaggaaagggccttccccaaactgttgccacaaagttggaggtacagaatcgtctagaatgtcattgtatgctgtagcataaagatatcccttcactggaactaagggggctagcccaaaccattattcctcctccaccaaacgttacagttggcactatgcattggggcaggtagccttCTCCTGggatccaccaaacccagattcattcattggactgccagatgggtaAGTGTGATTCAAcgctccagagaacgcgtttccactgctccagagtccactggcagcaagctttacacctctccagccgacgcttgggaTTGTGCATGgttatcttaggcttgtgtgcggctgctcggccatggaaacccatttcatgaagctcccgacgaacagttcttgtgctgacgttgtttcTAGAggcagtgttgcaaccgaggacagacgattttatgcgctacgcacttcagcattcggcggtcccgttctgtgaacttgagtggcctaccactttgtggctgagtcgttgttgctcctagacatttccacttcacaataacatcacttacagttcaccagagcagctctagcaggacagaaatttgacgaactgacttgttggaaaggtggcatcctatgaaggtgccacgttgaaagtcaccaagctcttcagtaaggccattctactgctaatgtttgtctatggagattgcatggctgtgtgcttggtgtGGCCGACATCACCGAAtccaattttttaaaatgttatatccgtgtaacgggtgtggctgaaatagccaaatccactaatttgaaggggtgtccacattcttttgttatatacattaccagtcaaaaattggacacagctactcattcaagggttttctttatttttactattttctacattgatgtcttcactactattctacaaactatgaataacacttatggaatcatgtagtaaccaaaaaagtgttaaacaaatcaaaatatattttatatttgagattcttcaaagtagccaccctttgccttggcattctcttaaccagcttcacctggaatgattttccaaaagttttgaaggaattcccacatatgctgagcacttgatggctgcttttccttcactctgcggtccaactcatcccaaaccatctcaattggagtgaaatagcacttacacagcctggagatgtgttgggtcattgtccttttgaaaaacaaatgatagtcccacaaatcACAAACCAGAtatgatggcgtatcgctgcagaatgctgtggtagccatgctggttaagtgtgccttgaactcaaaataaatcactgacagtgtcaccaccaTACATGCGGagctcatccgttcacctactctccgtctcacaaagacacggcagttggaaccaaaattctcaaatttggaatcatcagaccaaaaggacaaacTTCcattggtctaatgtccattgctcatgtttcttggcccaagcaagtctcttcttattattggtgtcctttagtagtgttttttttgcagcaattggaccatgaaggcctgattcagtcAGTATCatgtgaacagttgatgttgatatgtctctgttacttgaactctgtgaagcatttatttggtcctcatgagatccagtttcaccgtagcgcttgatggtttttgcgaatgcacttttcctgattgactgactatGTCTTAAAGTACTGatggactatcgtttctctttgcttatttgagctgtttatgcatttctctttgcttatttgagctgtccttgccataatatggacttggtatttttaccaaatagggctatttttcTGCATACcaaccctaccatgtcacaacacaactgattggctcaaacgtattaagaaggaaagaaattccacaaattaacttttaacaaggcacacctgttcagtgaaatgcattccaggtgactacctcatgaagctggttgagagaatgctaagagtgtgcaaagctgttattaaggcaaagggtgggtactttgtgtttaacactttcttggttactacatgattccatatgtgttatttcatgtcttcactattattctacaatctacaacttttgactagtactgtaagtTGTGCTTCCGTGAGATTGTATAGCCAGCATGAAGCCCGGCCCTTTAACCGGCACATGGGGCTCTGGCAATGGGTGACGTAATTCCCTGTTTGCCAAACGTAGGGGCACTGTTGCCACAGTAATGTTTTTGGGTAGGGGCGTACTGGTCACTCAGACCCGTGCCAAGGCCCCTCGCTCAGGGGGTTACACTAAGCAAAGTGCTCAGGGGACTGCTGCTTCTTCTTCAGATATGCACGCAAACCCTGTTTCCTTCACTCCCTCCAACTCCAGGAACTGAAAATAGGATCGAGGTTGCCAAAGCACCGGGGGAAAGCTAGTACGTTTCACTCACTGGAAGTTTCACTAGCTTTTTAGCATAAGCTAGCCCCTTGGACCGCAGCACGGCCCGTTTAGAATAATCAAGCTACTTAATGCTACGTATACTAAACAAGAGAGCTACCCCAGCAACTCCACCCTGGGGAGGCAGGAATAGCTAGTAATAGCTAGCTCGCCTCTGTGAGTTAGCCAACTTGGCTAGCATATTATGCAGCGCTCATTTAGCTAGCCTGGTCTTGAAATATCACGTAGAAACGGATCACCAAGGTGGGACCAGGTCCTTCATCAACAAGTCTGGGAAGATGGGCAAGAGATGTTTGACCGAAGCGGCGGGGGTACCCACCAAACCTGGCCTTCCACTCTATTTGAGTAGCCTTCCGTAACCAGCGACAGAGTGCACAGGAGCTGAGTTGGGCGCAGGCAGCCACCGCATAACCCACGCCCAGGCAGACAAGACATTTGCTCTGACAATCCATCTCCGCTTCCTGCACCTCGGTCTCAGCCAAGATACCGGCATCCGGGAAAGGAAAGTCGCCATCGGTAATTCCAAGCTTCCTCAAGAATGCTAGACATCTTTCCAGGGAGTTTGTACACAGTACGTGGCAATGCGCACACTGACTGGTTCGAGCGAGGGCCACCTGAGTGTGCTCCAAGCCAGACAAACTACACGAGACAAACTACACATAGATCCTATCTTACAGAGAAACCGCATGACTGGGGGCATGATCTCGACCCTGAATCCAGTTTAGCCATCGTCGTCTGTTAATTTACTTAGCCATCTTACTCATTGCACCAGCAAATTGAAGAATAACAAATCGTTTGTGATTAGAAACAAGTACAACCTTTAGGGGTTGAGTATGCATCATCCAGGGGGTGAGCATGCTCTACCACTATGGGACAGTTTATTTGGCACAATATAAGCCAGTCTCGTTTTCAAATTGTTTGTTTTAATAGTTTGAATCGTTCACACTGAAGTGAACAGTGGAATAATTTAAGAAATGAATCCAAGCCTCACACATATCACCTGTGGAAGTGGAGGCCCTTGGCTGCACATGGATTTCTTGTCAGGCGTGATTGTAGATCCTTCAACCGAAGTCGCAAGAGTGCgactccccatagtatgttgtTTTTACTCGAAGACTGGAGTTGGAAAACACTGTGCTAAATGGTAGCAggttgaacaggccgtggctcggttggctgaggtccttg encodes the following:
- the pwwp2b gene encoding PWWP domain-containing protein 2B isoform X2; the protein is MEAVADELRAGSQIPVTIDQIVNDTLVVTLTYQERSYMGILLDCNKKTGLFCLPDVTTKPVKCPAFKPGCEIPEVLTEEPVTKLPSQSSHHRPKDENTLPENDPPGAHLPAPLPTPVPAGQAPYPPYFEGAPFPPPIWVRHSYGQWVPQPPPRTIKRKKRRTREPGQMTMSTIRLRPRQVLCEKCKNTLNSDEDSKDGMPATKTSRKENALYSDEGSVKLARKEDADATKDNNKRRENGPTGYDSKRLRKDKRDDDPKFPAVDIIPHSPVIKISYSTPQAKVEVMKIPARVHGSVKPFCPKQLMQNGLRDHQGKVPEPTTLTQTQEQRHILDATRTGLTVSIPKLKLPRPLTAGLDLPSPKIRVTTLGDGEDSLTVYEAELVEGSRKKGPRVPVPGPLPHSEDSEEKTPMELWSGSSGEEADRGHSDLTLLINFRKRKADSSSLSVCSTDSLDESKSFTSDGTPPEMCDLAPGEHISSVSSSSLSRDDNKTVPPLTVRLHTRSMTKCVTEEGHAVAVGDVVWGKIHGFPWWPARVLSISGSRKEESVNCEAQWPEAKVAWFGSPTTSQLSVAKLSPFREFFRSRFNRKKKGMYRRAIVEAAKAVGHMSPEITSLLTSHCET
- the pwwp2b gene encoding PWWP domain-containing protein 2B isoform X1, with translation MEAVADELRAGSQIPVTIDQIVNDTLVVTLTYQERSYMGILLDCNKKTGLFCLPDVTTKPVKCPAFKPGCEIPEVLTEEPVTKLPSQSSHHRPKDENTLPENDPPGAHLPAPLPTPVPAGQAPYPPYFEGAPFPPPIWVRHSYGQWVPQPPPRTIKRKKRRTREPGQMTMSTIRLRPRQVLCEKCKNTLNSDEDSKDGMPATKTSRKENALYSDEGSVKLARKEDADATKDNNKRRENGPTGYDSKRLRKDKRDDDPKFPAVDIIPHSPVIKISYSTPQAKVEVMKIPARVHGSVKPFCPKQLMQNGLRDHQGKVPEPTTLTQTQEQRHILDATRTGLTVSIPKLKLPRPLTAGLDLPSPKIRVTTLGDGEDSLTVYEAELVEGSRKKGPRVPVPGPLPHSEDSEEKTPMELWSGSSGEEADRGHSDLTLLINFRKRKADSSSLSVCSTDSLDESKSFTSDGTPPEMCDLAPGEHISSVSSSSLSRDDNKTVPPLTVRLHTRSMTKCVTEEGHAVAVGDVVWGKIHGFPWWPARVLSISGSRKEESVNCEAQWPEAKVAWFGSPTTSQLSVAKLSPFREFFRSRFNRKKKGMYRRAIVEAAKAVGHMSPEITSLLTSHCETV